From Hermetia illucens chromosome 6, iHerIll2.2.curated.20191125, whole genome shotgun sequence, one genomic window encodes:
- the LOC119658796 gene encoding organic cation transporter protein-like isoform X1 yields MTDSENSMGIEMTISRQERKQKEKHEHEQRLLDPVQNAMGQLGIWHIWTCAVIFLLKFPVAWHQMAIIFLSPPMDFKCAQPPDVDKCSRDCKQYEYNRSVFTETIVTQWNLVCDEAYLANLSQTLFMLGILVGNILFGIWADKLGRRNPLVAAVIIQLISGVITAFAPWYWLFLILKFITAMATGGTMCTSFVIVMEIIGPKWREVFSVVYQIPFNMGHLLLPLFAYFIRDWRYFQFAISIPSVILISYYWLVPESPRWLFTTGKIDEAAVILEKAAKQNKLPTDHIRSDLEEASKRNASEGKTSKGDMTDLFKTLNMFKKTVIMIFNWFVCGLAFFGVAQYMGQIGGNIFANVAVGAALELPGTLVCIFMMKHLGRKITLISSNTLTGISMLCIAFVSKDTKWAIVALSSAGIVGMSISFPTVYLYGAELFPTVVRNGGIGICSVSARVGSMIAPFVAGLSYSYHTLPAIIFGLTPLVGAALVFLLPETKGQPLPETIQDGETFGKKDKKISTVEAG; encoded by the exons AAAAACATGAACACGAACAACGCCTACTTGATCCTGTACAAAATGCCATGGGACAATTGGGAATCTGGCATATCTGGACCTGTGCAGTGATATTTCTCCTGAAATTTCCGGTGGCATGGCATCAAATGGCTATAATTTTCCTATCACCGCCGATGGACTTCAAATGTGCACAACCTCCAGATGTCGATAAATGTTCTCGTGACTGCAAGCAATATGAATACAACAGGAGCGTCTTCACTGAGACAATTGTCACACAATGGAACCTGGTTTGCGATGAGGCGTATTTGGCGAATTTATCACAAACACTTTTCATGTTAGGCATTTTGGTGGGAAATATTCTTTTCGGAATATGGGCTGACAA GTTAGGCCGAAGAAACCCGCTAGTAGCTGCAGTTATTATTCAACTCATATCTGGCGTAATCACAGCTTTTGCGCCATGGTATTGGCTCTTCCTGATTCTGAAGTTCATAACTGCCATGGCGACTGGTGGTACAATGTGTACAAG cttCGTCATTGTGATGGAAATAATCGGACCCAAATGGCGTGAAGTATTCTCTGTCGTCTACCAAATCCCCTTCAATATGGGCCATCTACTGCTGCCACTTTTTGCCTACTTTATTCGTGACTGGCGCTACTTCCAGTTTGCAATATCTATTCCGTCGGTAATCCTGATTTCTTACTATTGGTTGGTTCCTGAATCGCCCAGATGGCTTTTCACCACTGGCAAAATAGATGAGGCAGCGGTCATTTTAGAAAAAGCTGCGAAGCAGAATAAACTCCCAACTGACCATATTCGAAGTGATTTAGAAGAAGCATCAAAACGAAATGCTTCTGAGGGTAAAACTTCAAAGGGAGACATGACAGATTTGTTCAAGACACTTAATATGTTCAAGAAGACCGTTATCATGATATTCAACTGGTTTGTTTGTGGACTGGCATTCTTTGGAGTTGCTCAATACATGGGCCAAATAGGTGGAAACATTTTTGCCAATGTCGCTGTCGGTGCAGCGCTGGAATTACCAGGAACTTTGGTATGCATCTTCATGATGAAGCATCTTGGACGAAAGATCACTCTGATATCATCAAACACCCTCACTGGAATATCGATGTTGTGCATAGCTTTTGTCTCGAAGGATACGAAGTGGGCTATCGTTGCACTATCTTCAGCTGGTATAGTTGGAATGAGCATATCTTTTCCAACAGTATATTTATATGGCGCTGAGTTATTCCCAACTGTTGTTCGAAATGGTGGAATTGGAATATGCTCAGTATCAGCTCGGGTAGGATCGATGATAGCTCCGTTTGTAGCTGGTCTATCGTATTCGTATCATACCTTGCCCGCGATTATATTTGGGTTGACCCCGCTGGTCGGAGCCGCCTTGGTATTTCTATTGCCCGAAACGAAAGGTCAACCTTTGCCTGAAACAATTCAAGATGGAGAGACGTTTGGTAAAAAAGATAAGAAGATATCTACAGTGGAGGCTGGTTGA
- the LOC119658796 gene encoding organic cation transporter protein-like isoform X2: MEKHEHEQRLLDPVQNAMGQLGIWHIWTCAVIFLLKFPVAWHQMAIIFLSPPMDFKCAQPPDVDKCSRDCKQYEYNRSVFTETIVTQWNLVCDEAYLANLSQTLFMLGILVGNILFGIWADKLGRRNPLVAAVIIQLISGVITAFAPWYWLFLILKFITAMATGGTMCTSFVIVMEIIGPKWREVFSVVYQIPFNMGHLLLPLFAYFIRDWRYFQFAISIPSVILISYYWLVPESPRWLFTTGKIDEAAVILEKAAKQNKLPTDHIRSDLEEASKRNASEGKTSKGDMTDLFKTLNMFKKTVIMIFNWFVCGLAFFGVAQYMGQIGGNIFANVAVGAALELPGTLVCIFMMKHLGRKITLISSNTLTGISMLCIAFVSKDTKWAIVALSSAGIVGMSISFPTVYLYGAELFPTVVRNGGIGICSVSARVGSMIAPFVAGLSYSYHTLPAIIFGLTPLVGAALVFLLPETKGQPLPETIQDGETFGKKDKKISTVEAG; encoded by the exons AAAAACATGAACACGAACAACGCCTACTTGATCCTGTACAAAATGCCATGGGACAATTGGGAATCTGGCATATCTGGACCTGTGCAGTGATATTTCTCCTGAAATTTCCGGTGGCATGGCATCAAATGGCTATAATTTTCCTATCACCGCCGATGGACTTCAAATGTGCACAACCTCCAGATGTCGATAAATGTTCTCGTGACTGCAAGCAATATGAATACAACAGGAGCGTCTTCACTGAGACAATTGTCACACAATGGAACCTGGTTTGCGATGAGGCGTATTTGGCGAATTTATCACAAACACTTTTCATGTTAGGCATTTTGGTGGGAAATATTCTTTTCGGAATATGGGCTGACAA GTTAGGCCGAAGAAACCCGCTAGTAGCTGCAGTTATTATTCAACTCATATCTGGCGTAATCACAGCTTTTGCGCCATGGTATTGGCTCTTCCTGATTCTGAAGTTCATAACTGCCATGGCGACTGGTGGTACAATGTGTACAAG cttCGTCATTGTGATGGAAATAATCGGACCCAAATGGCGTGAAGTATTCTCTGTCGTCTACCAAATCCCCTTCAATATGGGCCATCTACTGCTGCCACTTTTTGCCTACTTTATTCGTGACTGGCGCTACTTCCAGTTTGCAATATCTATTCCGTCGGTAATCCTGATTTCTTACTATTGGTTGGTTCCTGAATCGCCCAGATGGCTTTTCACCACTGGCAAAATAGATGAGGCAGCGGTCATTTTAGAAAAAGCTGCGAAGCAGAATAAACTCCCAACTGACCATATTCGAAGTGATTTAGAAGAAGCATCAAAACGAAATGCTTCTGAGGGTAAAACTTCAAAGGGAGACATGACAGATTTGTTCAAGACACTTAATATGTTCAAGAAGACCGTTATCATGATATTCAACTGGTTTGTTTGTGGACTGGCATTCTTTGGAGTTGCTCAATACATGGGCCAAATAGGTGGAAACATTTTTGCCAATGTCGCTGTCGGTGCAGCGCTGGAATTACCAGGAACTTTGGTATGCATCTTCATGATGAAGCATCTTGGACGAAAGATCACTCTGATATCATCAAACACCCTCACTGGAATATCGATGTTGTGCATAGCTTTTGTCTCGAAGGATACGAAGTGGGCTATCGTTGCACTATCTTCAGCTGGTATAGTTGGAATGAGCATATCTTTTCCAACAGTATATTTATATGGCGCTGAGTTATTCCCAACTGTTGTTCGAAATGGTGGAATTGGAATATGCTCAGTATCAGCTCGGGTAGGATCGATGATAGCTCCGTTTGTAGCTGGTCTATCGTATTCGTATCATACCTTGCCCGCGATTATATTTGGGTTGACCCCGCTGGTCGGAGCCGCCTTGGTATTTCTATTGCCCGAAACGAAAGGTCAACCTTTGCCTGAAACAATTCAAGATGGAGAGACGTTTGGTAAAAAAGATAAGAAGATATCTACAGTGGAGGCTGGTTGA